The segment AGCGCGCACGGCCAGAAGCACCGTGGAGTCCCCGCCCCCGGCCAAGCCCCCGCCCTCAGCGGCCCTGAGCCAGGCCGCCCACCAGCTGCCGGGGGCCTGGCCCCTGACATGTCCGACAAGGACAAATGTTCAGCCATCTTTCGCTCGGACAGCCTGGGGACACAGGGCCGGCTGAGCCGCACACTGCCAGCCAGCGCAGAGGAGCGCGACCGGCTGCTTCGCCGCATGGAGAGCATGCGCAAGGAGAAGCGCGTCTACAGCCGCTTCGAGGTCTTTTGCAAAAAGGAGGAGGCCGGCGGCCTCGGGACAGGGGAGGGCCCGGGAGAGGAGGACACCAGGGACAGCAAGGTGGGCAAGTTTATGCCCAAGATCCTGGGTACGTTCAAAAGCAAGAAGTGAGTCTCCTCGCCCACCAGCCCAGGTCGGGGTGCCTGCGTCACTGCCACCCCTCTCGCAGAGCACCTGGTCCTCATGCCACAGCAGTTAGGGACCCGGCTGCGCACAGCCAGAGCTCGGCTCTACCTGGGCTCACCCAGCGGATGCCCTGCGGATCCTCCTGCGGATGCTCCTCAGCCACTCTGCCCTGGGGGCTCCAGCCACTCAGCCTCCCTGTCTGTGCCTTACTCCCCTGACTCCATCTCTTCTCAACACCTCCATCTCTGGGCCGGCTGCCTCTCTCTTCTTACCCCTCTGCCTCCACCATCTCTTTGGGCTTCAGGTCCCCTTTGGGCCTTCATTCACCTCAGGGCCCATCTCCTTGTGCCTGAGCCCCCCATCTTTTGGGGGCCCTATCTTTGTGCCTCAGTCCCCCACCTTTCGGAGGCCCATCTCCTTGTGCTTGAGTCCCCCAACTTTCAGGAGGACCCCATCTCCTTGCGCCTCAGTCCCACATTCTCTCGGGGCCTCGTGTCTCAGGGCTTCTGCATCTCAGGGTTCCCCTTGGCCTCCTGGCTGTGCTGTTCCTTCGCCCTGCTGCCTCTTTGCTGTCTCTTGGcagccctggcctctctgggtctcccACCTCCTCAGGGCCCATGCTCTCCACCTTTGTCTCAGGTCGCTGGAGGCTCACTTCCTACCCTGCTTGGGCTCCTCCTCGCTGACTCCCTCCTGCCTGCTGGCACCTTTCTCGGTGGCCATCCTTTTGctgtggggaggcagggctgtTTGCAAGCAGCTTGTGAGGGAGGGGTGGAGCCACACCCAAAGGATGCCCCTCTTGGGAAGCACAATAGGGTGGGCCattggtggggagggagagggttcAGAGAAGACCTGTGAGGGGCTGCCCTTCCAGGAGAACTGAAGCAGGCCTGGCCGCTCCTCCAGCAAGGCTGCAGCCAGCACCTGGCGGGGAGTGAGAGCCCCAGGGTTTGTAGCACAATAAAACCAGGTCTGGATGGTTGATGTTTGGCCCCAGGCTTACGAAGGGTCCCCACACGccagacacacacatattcacCCCAACAGACATGTTCACAGCCACTGTCCCCAGCCACGCCCCAGAAGGGGCTGATGTGGAGCGCTTGTACTTGAACAGATGAGGACCCAGGACACCGTGCCATGGCGCCTGAGCCCTAGCCCACTGCTCAGGGGCCCTGGCACCCCACAAGGTGGGAGTGGTCCTGCTCTGCAGGTGCCCAGCAGACCCAACTCCACTGTGTTTGGGGTCCTTCCCTTTGTCACCAACCCGCAAAATCTGCCCAAGGTCCTCGCTTACcctttttgtatgtttttcacCTCGAGAGTAACTTTGATTTGAAATGACATATTTTGTCACCAAATGCTTAGAAAGTCCCCCAATGTAGGTGCTATCATTGTGAAATTAgtgtttctgttctttctttttaaatagtttttgggtttttttaagtatAAGAAACTCTAGTCGCTCGGACTGGGAAAGGGTTTAAGAAACAAGGTCACTGAGCGAGGGCAGCAGTTCTGACTCCAAGCAGCTTTGAGAAGGGAGGGTGGCGGGGCTGGGGGACAGCTCACGGTCTGGTTACCAAAGCCACTGCCCAAGTAGGGGTGACAGCAGGGGCTTTTGTTCAGGTGGAAAACCTCATTGGGCAGCTGGATGAGCCGGAGCGTTTCTTGGCCTCGATGCGGTTCCTGACAAGTTCGTTTCCTCGCCACCTGATGCATCACCACCGTTCTGAGCAGACCCTTGCAGGCCTGTTGCTAAGGGAGAGCCCTTGCAGGAAGTGGAGGGTGCTCCTCATggggaggccaggggctggggtcctCAGAGCCTCCTGTCTGCATCCTCCACATCGTGCTGAGTAAGACACCTCCTCAAATGTGATTCTGCACACTTTGGTGTTAACAATAAAACACGATGCACAAAATATCCCAACACGTTCCCAAATATATGTAATCCCCCAGTTATATATTGTAAACTTTAGCCTGACAATCATCTCAGATTTCTCTCTGGACACCACCACCCTCGCCACCTGTGCTGCCAACACCTATATCTGTATTTTCTAGCCCAACACAAACTCCTGCCACCTCTCAGCCTCTTCCCATGGCAGGCCTCGCTTCACACCCATATTTAGCTGGCTGCCCCCTGCCTCACCGGCCGCCCAGCTGTCTGTGTAGGCACAGCCCACAGGCACTGTCCTGGGGGCCCCTGATCACCAAGCGCAGCAGACACTTCCTAGCCCCATCTTGGGGCTCCTGTCCACCTGAGTCCTTCCCTGCCCTGGGGGCCAAGGGGCCACTCCCCAGTTGTCCAGgcctccagccctcccctcccagtgCCCTGCTTCTGTGCACAGGGCCGGGCTTCCTCGTGCACCACCTGCTCCTTTCTGGGCAATGGCAGTCATCCCCACAGCCTCATCTCCCCCTTGTCCATCACCTTGGGGCTCTGCCTCAGGCTGTTGAAACTCAAGAAAGCTGCCTGTTCAGCAGCTGGCTCATCTCCAAGCCCAAACTGTGGCCCTCATCCTTGGCCCCCCCTTTCCTTGgcctcctcccaacccctgtCCTCTCTGCCATCAGCCTTCTGAATCTCTCTTGCAGCTGGCTGGTCTGGGCCCACCTCTGCCCAGCTCTGTTTGCccacacctccccctccccccaccattcCCTCAGCTCCCAGCAGCCAGGCCCTCAACACAGTACAGGCCTCTCCCCTTAGGCTGCGACCTCTCGCGGCTGGGAAGTGGCTGGCCTGTGCTCTGGTCCCTGTCCAGCGTCAGGTGCTGTGCGGGGCACTCAGGGAACCCTGAGACACAGCTTGCTGCCTGCTAGGCCCTTTGGATCTCCTCAGCCCCCAACACCTCTGGACTGGACTCACACCAGGCCCTTTTCCTCGTGGTGACCAGAGAAGGTAGCCTTGAGCCCTACAAGACATCCCCAGGgtgtcccccaccctccccccaggccAAACCAGGAACAAGTCACTGTGTTGGTGGGGCACTGGCTGGTGTCACCGACAATGACTACAGTCAGGGTCTGTACCCTGGGGCACTGCCCTTTCatctcttcccctttccctctctggttcAGGGTGACAAATGTGGTCATGTGGTGGCTTGCACCCAGGCAATGGGTGCACAGGTGTCTGCTCTGCCAGGACTACCCTGGGGACAGCATGACCCCTGTAACAGGCCCAGGCTGGCTTCTGATGTGCTTGGCACCAGACAGGCCCCAGGGCATTTGTGGACAAAGGACAGGAAGCTGGCCCCAAAGCGCCCCTCTAGAGGGAAAACACTGGGCACTGGGCAGAGAGGAGCTACAGGGTGACAGCAGAAGGTGATGACGCAGCTTCTCATAGGCTCTGTCCTAGACATGGGATGGGGTCTTCTGAAGGGGGTGGGCTCCAGGAAATGGGTAATGTGGCCTCAGTGGTTGTCCCTCGCTGAGGGTGAAATGTGGGCAGGTAAGCAGGGGACAGACAAGTCTTTATTGGCGGAAGTGATTGGGGCTGGGTGGGAACCTCATCTATCCCCCCATACCCCGCGGGAGGCCTGGACAAGGGGCTAGGCAAAGGGAGGGGGCGATCCGGGTCGCGGCTGAGCTGCGGGGGGTTTGAGGGCGGGAGGGCGGCTCATGCGCGAGGTCCAGGGAACAGGGGCAGACGGCCCAGCGCCGCGCGGCAGACGGTGCCATAGGCTTGTGAGTAGCCCCCGAGCGCGGCCCGAGCGGCCCCCTGGGCCCCCAGCGAGGCCGAGGCGCCGAACATCCTCCGGCCGGGCCGGGGCTCGCGGGAAAGCCCGTGGGGGACCTGCACGCGGTCGGACGGCCGGTCAGGGGCGGCGCAGGCgcaggggaggaaggggcaggggaggaccCAACGGGGAGCGAGCCCCGGGTCGGAGGGGAAGGGCTGACGGGAAGGGAGGCGAGGGCCGAAGGGGCCGGGCTCACCCGTGGCGCGGCGGTGGCCTGCACCCCACGGCCCGGGTCGCGGTCACTCCGGATCAGGGCCTGGATGGCCACCTGGGCAGCCGCCTGCGAGGTCAGGGAGGGCGCCGCCCCCCTCACGCCGGGCTTCATCTCGGAAGAGGCGCATCACAGGGTCACTGAGGGACCAGGGTGCTGCCGGCCCTCAGCCCTCGGAAAGGTACAGTTGGAGGGGTCATCCCGCGCCCACCCCCAACGACCTACCCACGAGGGTGCCGAGGGGGACGCCGTCGTCGCCCCGGGGGACCTTTCCCCCCTCCCAGGACCTCCTAGGGGCGGAGGCCGGAGCAGGGGCCCGGAGCTCTGCCTGGGAAGGCTCGTGGCTCTGCCGAGGGCTTCTGTGGGGTCGGAAGGTCATCCCCCCGGATCAGGAGTCTGGCTGCAGGCGGCTGGTGTCCCACCCCAAGGGTCCGGGTCGGCTCAGGGTGGCGCCATCAGCGATCACACACCGCGCGCGGGCTCGCAGCCGGGGCCACTCCGAGGCCTGCGTCCAGGGTTCTGCGCGGGCGAGTCCGAGGCCAGCCGGGGGACGGCTCCGGGTTTGGGCGGGGGTGCCTGGGGCCGGGGGGCGTCCCCCAGGCCCTCCTCTCTCGGGACCTGGCTGTTGCCCCTGCGATCCAGGATCATCTGCGGGAGGGGAGGGGCGCGGCTTGGCGTGGGGGTCATTGGGGATCGCTGAGGCAGGGGGAGGCCTCGAGGATGCGCGGGGATGGGGAATGATGGGGGTCGCCGGCCAGAGCACCTGATAGAGGAGGTTGCGATATTCGGGGGCCGAGAGCTGGACTCCTTCCTGCACCGGGAGCCGCACATCCGCCTCCAGTGTCCACTCACGGGCCGGGCAGTGGAACCTGCGAGAagccagagaggagggagcaggagaagcGAGACCCCCGCTGCGGTCAAGCAAGGCTCCTGGGCCTCTCAGGCTCAGCGCAGGAGGGGCACCCAACCACCAACCCCGGCGCGGCACGGGGCTGGTCCGCGGGACCCCGCCCCTCCCGCCGCTACCTCTGCACGTAGGGGTGCCGCAGAGCCTGGGCGGCGCTAAGCCGCTTGTCCGGGGCGAACACCAGGAGTCGCCTGAGGAGGTCCAGGGCCTCCGGGGGCGTGTCGGGTGGCAGGAGGGTGTCCAGCGTCTGCCGTGGCCTGCAGCGGCCCGCGTATCCTTCTGTCTCCAGGTCGGGCCTCTCCCGTTACCCCCATCTGTGACCCAGGGCTCGGCTTCCAACCCTCGCCCCGCCCTTTAACTGTCTCTGTGGATCACCCaccccccccagccccgcccatGCGGGACTCTCAGGCAGCCTGTCTTCCGCTCCCCTCCTCTCCGCACCCCATAGCAGCGTCCTCGAGCCTCCCGCGCCCCCTCCCTGCCGTAGGCTGAGCTGGGCGGCTGCTGAGGACTCCGCCTTTTTAGTTGGACCAACAGTTGCTGGGTTGAGACCCGCATCCGGAGAGCAGGGCGGGGCTGGCACAGACCTGCCAGCAAGGTCGGGGGAAGAGTGCTGGAGGCCGGCTCCCAAGCACGCACTCACCGCGACCCCAGGCGGGTCAGAACAGAGGCGCTGTAGCTTGAGCCGAGAGCCAGGAGGTCTGCGGAGTGGGCGCCAGAAGGTGATGTGATCAGGAGGGCTGGTGGGTGGGGGCTCAGGGAGCTCTGCAGCCGTCCCTCCCGGCCGTGGAGTGACTTCTCTGCAGGCTTTGGCGGGCTGGCAGGGCTCCAACCCCAGATATCTGGACGGTGCCCCCATGTGTGCCTATGTGCACCCACATGTGCACCTGCCCTTGCACACTCTTACACCCTCAACACGAGCCCAtgctcacatgcacacacgtCCATGACATCCTGGCACTCCCACCTCTGTGGAGGAGCCCCTTGCCCTCTCCACCCGGGAAAGCAGAGACCTGGGGGGAGAACAGGGCTCCCTCCACCTGGTCCTTCGCCTCTCTCTtgccccgcctccctcccccagggaaAAGGAAGGACCCCTGgcgtctcccctcccctctctcccccctcccccccctcccccccccccccccccccactcccctggcccagctcccagcacagtgTGTGGAGGGCTAGCACAGCGGGGCTAGCGCTCTTGGCCTGACCTGGCTGGACCCTTCTtgggcactgcttggcactcatgcatcctgggcccaggccctgctgccTGGCAGACTCTGCCCAGTTGCTCCTCAAAACCCCAGCAGCTCCTTCCTGGGCGCACTGTCCACAGGGCCTGccctttcccctcttcctgaGGCTTCTGGActctccccatcctccttccTACCAGTCCTGACCTGTCAGATGCTGTCCCCACAGCTGTGTGCCCCGACCCTCAGCATCTCTGGTACCCAGTGGACCCATACACACATGCTCACCCTCCTTGGATGGTGGCGGGATGGTCTCCAGGATCAGCTCCAGCTGGTGGAGCGTAGATGTGCCAGGGAACAGGGGCTTCCCCCGAAGCATCTCCCCCAGGATGCAGCCCAGACTCCACATGTCCACCCCAGGGGTAtacctggggcaggaaggggtaGAGGGTGGGGGGACCCCagagcagaggtgggggtgggagcagggacaCTCAAGGGGGCTGAGTCTGgggtgctgggaggggctgtgAGGACAATGTGGGGGAAGAGGACGGCCTGGGGGCCCTGGCTGGGCAGGGGCCATGCTTCCGGGGGagatgggggcaggaggggatgTCACTGTTACCGGCTTGCGGACAGCAGCACCTCCGGAGCCCGGTACCAGCGTGTGGCCACATACTCTGTCAGGGCCTGGCCCTCTGGCCCTTCAGGGAGGCCGCTGAGGGAACGTGCGAGGCCGAAGTCACATAGCTTCACCAAGCAGCTGGAGTCCAGGAGAACGTTGGatggctgggggagaggagggcggTGAGCGCTGACGGGGCCGGGGCTCGAGGTCGCCTCGGTGGGTGCGTGCAGGGGTCAGCGCCCAGTGAACGGAGCGTGGGCTCACCTTCTGGTCCCGGTGGATGACGTGTCCTGAATGGATGAACTTGGTGGCCCGCAGGAGCTGGTAGAAGATGTAGCGCTTGTGGACGTCCTTCAGCAGACCGCCCTTGCAGATGACGGCATTCAGGTCAGTGTCTGGGGGGGCACGCAGGTCAGTCTGGGGGGCCCGGGGGTTAGGGGGCCAGGACAGGACTTGCAGGTCAGCCTGGGGGCCTGGCAAGAGTAGCCAGGTCTGTCCCACTTTGAGCCCATGCCAGGGAGGGAGCCTCAGCCCACCCACTGCCCGCAGTCCCTGGGCCCTGCTGGCCACCCTCAGAGCCGTGTCCTGGGCGGGCACACTGCCGGGCAGTCCCCGCAGGCTTCTGAGGCCTGCTCACTGCCTCTGTCAGCACAGCAGTA is part of the Equus quagga isolate Etosha38 chromosome 16, UCLA_HA_Equagga_1.0, whole genome shotgun sequence genome and harbors:
- the MAPK15 gene encoding mitogen-activated protein kinase 15 isoform X1; translated protein: MSASEVDRHVAQRYLLQRRLGKGAYGIVWKAVDRRTGEVVAIKKIFDAFRDKTDAQSSTPATPWSGGYVGDQHQLLWISSMSASFLLLTHTRVSVSFQRTFREIMLLQEFGDHPNIIRLLDVIRAENDRDIYLVLESMDTDLNAVICKGGLLKDVHKRYIFYQLLRATKFIHSGHVIHRDQKPSNVLLDSSCLVKLCDFGLARSLSGLPEGPEGQALTEYVATRWYRAPEVLLSASRYTPGVDMWSLGCILGEMLRGKPLFPGTSTLHQLELILETIPPPSKEGLCFPGWRGQGAPPQRWECQDVMDVCAYLLALGSSYSASVLTRLGSRPRQTLDTLLPPDTPPEALDLLRRLLVFAPDKRLSAAQALRHPYVQRFHCPAREWTLEADVRLPVQEGVQLSAPEYRNLLYQMILDRRGNSQVPREEGLGDAPRPQAPPPKPGAVPRLASDSPAQNPGRRPRSGPGCEPAREALGRATSLPRQSSGPLLRPPPLGGPGRGERSPGATTASPSAPSWMKPGVRGAAPSLTSQAAAQVAIQALIRSDRDPGRGVQATAAPRVPHGLSREPRPGRRMFGASASLGAQGAARAALGGYSQAYGTVCRAALGRLPLFPGPRA
- the MAPK15 gene encoding mitogen-activated protein kinase 15 isoform X6, translating into MSASEVDRHVAQRYLLQRRLGKGAYGIVWKAVDRRTGEVVAIKKIFDAFRDKTDAQRTFREIMLLQEFGDHPNIIRLLDVIRAENDRDIYLVLESMDTDLNAVICKGGLLKDVHKRYIFYQLLRATKFIHSGHVIHRDQKPSNVLLDSSCLVKLCDFGLARSLSGLPEGPEGQALTEYVATRWYRAPEVLLSASRYTPGVDMWSLGCILGEMLRGKPLFPGTSTLHQLELILETIPPPSKEDLLALGSSYSASVLTRLGSRPRQTLDTLLPPDTPPEALDLLRRLLVFAPDKRLSAAQALRHPYVQRFHCPAREWTLEADVRLPVQEGVQLSAPEYRNLLYQMILDRRGNSQVPREEGLGDAPRPQAPPPKPGAVPRLASDSPAQNPGRRPRSGPGCEPAREALGRATSLPRQSSGPLLRPPPLGGPGRGERSPGATTASPSAPSWMKPGVRGAAPSLTSQAAAQVAIQALIRSDRDPGRGVQATAAPRVPHGLSREPRPGRRMFGASASLGAQGAARAALGGYSQAYGTVCRAALGRLPLFPGPRA
- the MAPK15 gene encoding mitogen-activated protein kinase 15 isoform X8, whose translation is MLLQEFGDHPNIIRLLDVIRAENDRDIYLVLESMDTDLNAVICKGGLLKDVHKRYIFYQLLRATKFIHSGHVIHRDQKPSNVLLDSSCLVKLCDFGLARSLSGLPEGPEGQALTEYVATRWYRAPEVLLSASRYTPGVDMWSLGCILGEMLRGKPLFPGTSTLHQLELILETIPPPSKEGLCFPGWRGQGAPPQRWECQDVMDVCAYLLALGSSYSASVLTRLGSRPRQTLDTLLPPDTPPEALDLLRRLLVFAPDKRLSAAQALRHPYVQRFHCPAREWTLEADVRLPVQEGVQLSAPEYRNLLYQMILDRRGNSQVPREEGLGDAPRPQAPPPKPGAVPRLASDSPAQNPGRRPRSGPGCEPAREALGRATSLPRQSSGPLLRPPPLGGPGRGERSPGATTASPSAPSWMKPGVRGAAPSLTSQAAAQVAIQALIRSDRDPGRGVQATAAPRVPHGLSREPRPGRRMFGASASLGAQGAARAALGGYSQAYGTVCRAALGRLPLFPGPRA
- the MAPK15 gene encoding mitogen-activated protein kinase 15 isoform X2 — its product is MSASEVDRHVAQRYLLQRRLGKGAYGIVWKAVDRRTGEVVAIKKIFDAFRDKTDAQSSTPATPWSGGYVGDQHQLLWISSMSASFLLLTHTRVSVSFQRTFREIMLLQEFGDHPNIIRLLDVIRAENDRDIYLVLESMDTDLNAVICKGGLLKDVHKRYIFYQLLRATKFIHSGHVIHRDQKPSNVLLDSSCLVKLCDFGLARSLSGLPEGPEGQALTEYVATRWYRAPEVLLSASRYTPGVDMWSLGCILGEMLRGKPLFPGTSTLHQLELILETIPPPSKEGLCFPGWRGQGAPPQRWECQDVMDVCAYLLALGSSYSASVLTRLGSRPRQTLDTLLPPDTPPEALDLLRRLLVFAPDKRLSAAQALRHPYVQRFHCPAREWTLEADVRLPVQEGVQLSAPEYRNLLYQMILDRRGNSQVPREEGLGDAPRPQAPPPKPGAVPRLASDSPAQNPGRRPRSGPGCEPAREALGRATSLPRQSSGPLLRPPPLGGPGRGERSPGATTASPSAPSWPGVRGAAPSLTSQAAAQVAIQALIRSDRDPGRGVQATAAPRVPHGLSREPRPGRRMFGASASLGAQGAARAALGGYSQAYGTVCRAALGRLPLFPGPRA
- the MAPK15 gene encoding mitogen-activated protein kinase 15 isoform X5, yielding MSASEVDRHVAQRYLLQRRLGKGAYGIVWKAVDRRTGEVVAIKKIFDAFRDKTDAQSSTPATPWSGGYVGDQHQLLWISSMSASFLLLTHTRVSVSFQRTFREIMLLQEFGDHPNIIRLLDVIRAENDRDIYLVLESMDTDLNAVICKGGLLKDVHKRYIFYQLLRATKFIHSGHVIHRDQKPSNVLLDSSCLVKLCDFGLARSLSGLPEGPEGQALTEYVATRWYRAPEVLLSASRYTPGVDMWSLGCILGEMLRGKPLFPGTSTLHQLELILETIPPPSKEGLCFPGWRGQGAPPQRWECQDVMDVCAYLLALGSSYSASVLTRLGSRFHCPAREWTLEADVRLPVQEGVQLSAPEYRNLLYQMILDRRGNSQVPREEGLGDAPRPQAPPPKPGAVPRLASDSPAQNPGRRPRSGPGCEPAREALGRATSLPRQSSGPLLRPPPLGGPGRGERSPGATTASPSAPSWMKPGVRGAAPSLTSQAAAQVAIQALIRSDRDPGRGVQATAAPRVPHGLSREPRPGRRMFGASASLGAQGAARAALGGYSQAYGTVCRAALGRLPLFPGPRA
- the MAPK15 gene encoding mitogen-activated protein kinase 15 isoform X3 — protein: MSASEVDRHVAQRYLLQRRLGKGAYGIVWKAVDRRTGEVVAIKKIFDAFRDKTDAQSSTPATPWSGGYVGDQHQLLWISSMSASFLLLTHTRVSVSFQRTFREIMLLQEFGDHPNIIRLLDVIRAENDRDIYLVLESMDTDLNAVICKGGLLKDVHKRYIFYQLLRATKFIHSGHVIHRDQKPSNVLLDSSCLVKLCDFGLARSLSGLPEGPEGQALTEYVATRWYRAPEVLLSASRYTPGVDMWSLGCILGEMLRGKPLFPGTSTLHQLELILETIPPPSKEDLLALGSSYSASVLTRLGSRPRQTLDTLLPPDTPPEALDLLRRLLVFAPDKRLSAAQALRHPYVQRFHCPAREWTLEADVRLPVQEGVQLSAPEYRNLLYQMILDRRGNSQVPREEGLGDAPRPQAPPPKPGAVPRLASDSPAQNPGRRPRSGPGCEPAREALGRATSLPRQSSGPLLRPPPLGGPGRGERSPGATTASPSAPSWMKPGVRGAAPSLTSQAAAQVAIQALIRSDRDPGRGVQATAAPRVPHGLSREPRPGRRMFGASASLGAQGAARAALGGYSQAYGTVCRAALGRLPLFPGPRA
- the MAPK15 gene encoding mitogen-activated protein kinase 15 isoform X4, translated to MSASEVDRHVAQRYLLQRRLGKGAYGIVWKAVDRRTGEVVAIKKIFDAFRDKTDAQRTFREIMLLQEFGDHPNIIRLLDVIRAENDRDIYLVLESMDTDLNAVICKGGLLKDVHKRYIFYQLLRATKFIHSGHVIHRDQKPSNVLLDSSCLVKLCDFGLARSLSGLPEGPEGQALTEYVATRWYRAPEVLLSASRYTPGVDMWSLGCILGEMLRGKPLFPGTSTLHQLELILETIPPPSKEGLCFPGWRGQGAPPQRWECQDVMDVCAYLLALGSSYSASVLTRLGSRPRQTLDTLLPPDTPPEALDLLRRLLVFAPDKRLSAAQALRHPYVQRFHCPAREWTLEADVRLPVQEGVQLSAPEYRNLLYQMILDRRGNSQVPREEGLGDAPRPQAPPPKPGAVPRLASDSPAQNPGRRPRSGPGCEPAREALGRATSLPRQSSGPLLRPPPLGGPGRGERSPGATTASPSAPSWMKPGVRGAAPSLTSQAAAQVAIQALIRSDRDPGRGVQATAAPRVPHGLSREPRPGRRMFGASASLGAQGAARAALGGYSQAYGTVCRAALGRLPLFPGPRA
- the MAPK15 gene encoding mitogen-activated protein kinase 15 isoform X7; this encodes MSASEVDRHVAQRYLLQRRLGKGAYGIVWKAVDRRTGEVVAIKKIFDAFRDKTDAQSSTPATPWSGGYVGDQHQLLWISSMSASFLLLTHTRVSVSFQRTFREIMLLQEFGDHPNIIRLLDVIRAENDRDIYLVLESMDTDLNAVICKGGLLKDVHKRYIFYQLLRATKFIHSGHVIHRDQKPSNVLLDSSCLVKLCDFGLARSLSGLPEGPEGQALTEYVATRWYRAPEVLLSASRYTPGVDMWSLGCILGEMLRGKPLFPGTSTLHQLELILETIPPPSKEDLLALGSSYSASVLTRLGSRFHCPAREWTLEADVRLPVQEGVQLSAPEYRNLLYQMILDRRGNSQVPREEGLGDAPRPQAPPPKPGAVPRLASDSPAQNPGRRPRSGPGCEPAREALGRATSLPRQSSGPLLRPPPLGGPGRGERSPGATTASPSAPSWMKPGVRGAAPSLTSQAAAQVAIQALIRSDRDPGRGVQATAAPRVPHGLSREPRPGRRMFGASASLGAQGAARAALGGYSQAYGTVCRAALGRLPLFPGPRA